CGCGTATGCGGTCACGCTGGCGGCGGGGTTGAAGGGCATCGAGGAGGGCTACGAGCTCCCCGCGGGCGCCGACGACGACGTCTGGGCGCTCTCCGACGCGGAGCGGCGGGCGATGGGGATCCAGCCCATGCCGCAGAACCTCGGCGAGGCCATCGACCTGATGCAGCGCAGCGAGCTCGTCGCGGAGACGCTGGGCGAGCACGTCTTCGACTTCTTCCTGCGCAACAAGCGCCAGGAGTGGGAGGAGTACCGCTCGGAGGTCACGCCGTTCGAGCTGCGGAAGAACCTGCAGGTGCTGTAAACGCTGGTCAGCAACGGCCCGGTTCCCGACGGCTTCCACGCCGACGAGGACCGGGCCGAGCTGTTCCCAGGACCGCCGGGCCTCCAGTCGCGCCGTGGATGCTTGCCCATATACTTGACTGTCTATACAGTCAGCTATATGGATGCTGGCTGGGAGATCGAGCTCGAGCCCGAAGTCCGGCACTGGCTGGACAACCTGTCCGACCGCGACTATCTCCAGGCGGAGCACGCCGCCGAACGCCTACTCGACGCCCCAACCACCCTCGCCGAGCCATATGCCCGGCACCTTGGTGACGGTCTGCGCGAACTTCGGTTCATGCTTGGCCACGACAGTCAGGCCATCCGCCTGACCTACTGGCTCGCACCCGGCCGTCGAATCGTCCTCCTGACCGTCTTCCGCAAGACCAAGATGCGCGAGGATGCCGAAGTGGCTCGCGCCAAACAGGCCAGGAAGGCCTGCGAGGTCGAACGGCACACCGCACACGACGAGTTCAACCGCACAATCACGAGGGGAGAAGCCCGATGAGCCACACTCGCTGGAAGCTCGCCCGCGAGCGCGCGATCACCGAAGGCCAGAACGAGCTGCCTGAAGTCGAAGCCATGCGCACGGAGATCCGTATGGCCTTCGACCTCGGACAGGCGGTCTACGACCGCCGGACAGCGCTGGGCATCTCCCAGACGGAACTCGCCAAGCTGGCCAACATGACGCAGCCGCAGATCTCGAAACTCGAGCTCGGTGGAACGGTCCCCACGCTGCCTCTGCTGGCGCGCCTAGCCAAAGCACTGGACGCCTCGCTGAACATTGCCCTGGATGGCGACACCTCCACTGTCGCCTTCACTCCGCACGCCGCCTGAGCCCATTTCTGTCACCACGACGCCGTGCACTGGCCGGCTACGCGAAGGCGGGCTTCGTCCTGGAGCAGGGGCAGGCAGGCCCGGATCTGGGTGGGGAGCGACGCTGGCAAGGGGCAGCACTGGGCGGCGGCTGTGGACGAGTCGGGGTTCGAGGTCTGGTCGAAGAAGATCGACAATGACGAGGCAGCGATTCTGGAGGCGACCGCAGGGCGCTGACGATGGCCGAGGCGGTCGACCTGCCAAGCAGGGCTTCTGCGTTGCTGCTGGCGTTGTTGGCGTCGCACGGGCAGAAGCCCGTCTACGTTCCGGGCCGCATGGTGAACCGGATGGCCGGTGCCTACCGGAGCGAAGCGAAGACTGATGCCCGCGATGCCTTCGTGATCGCGGAGGCCTGTGTCCCTACCCGCAGTTCGGCATGTGACGACGGCTACTGTCTGGGCCGTCTGTGGGCTGTGCGAGGCGAACCGAGGGCAACCGGCGACGACGGTTTCCGACGGCTCGATCCCAGATCAGGAGCGGGCGGCCAGGTAGAGCCGCAGGTGGACCGGAGGCCTCGTCAGTTCCTGCGCAACAAGCGCCAGGAGTGGGAGGAGTACCGCTCCGAGGTCACGCCGTTCGAGCTGCGGAAGAACCTGTAGGTGCTGTAAACGCTGGTCAGCAATGGCCGGTTCCCGACGTCTTCGACGCCGATGGGAACCGGGCCGTTCTGCTTCCCGGGGTGCTGCGGGGCCACTCGGCCAGATTGCGGGCAGATGAGGAGCCTGCCCGATTCGCGGGTGAGCTTACGGACCCCGATCATGCTCGGACCGAGACCGGACAGGACACCGGCCAAAAACCGGTCCACTCCCGCGCACACAAGTTAACCCCACCCTGGCCCGGCTCGAACACGGCTGGTCCCCTCCACAACGGACCGGTGCTTAGGGGTTGGGCTCCGGTCGACGCAGGGTACTGGCAGCCTAACCCGTGCCAGATCGCACAGTAGGTGACGGTTGCTCAGGAGGTCGAAGCCCGCATCTGGCGCAAGGCGCGGAAGGCGCGGGTGCCGGAGCGCAGGGCGGATGGCGCTACGGGTTCAATTGCCGGCAGGAAACGGGGCTGCTGGACGGGCTGGTGCGCATCCAGGATCGGCTTCATGATGCCGCGAAGGTCGGATGCCGCGCAGGGCCCCGTGCTTGGTGCGCGCCGGACCTGGATGCCGTTACTTCGGCTGGAAGGTGTTCAGCACGGTGGTGAACTGCTGCCGGGCAGTGGTCCAGTCTCCCTCCGGTGCGGCCAGGTAGATCGCGTACTCGGTGCCGTTCGTCGCGACGAACGCCTGGTCGGAGGCGTGCCGCGGGCCGCGTTTGGTGTCGGTCCAGCTGAACTCCCACAGGGCACCAGGACTGCCCCGGTAGACGTTCGGCTGCAGAGTGATCTGCTGGTAGCCGGTCTGCTGGCCGACGGTCTGTTCCAGTTCCAGGAAGTGGGCCTCGGAGCTCTGCGCCGCGCCGGGGCTGATGCCGAACCGGAGCAGGTGGAGTCCACCGTCGGGCGAGTAGTCGATCTGGCCGCCGGTCTCGGTGCGGGTCCAGTTCTGCGGGACGGCGACGCGGAAGCCGGCCGGATCGTCCACCCATCGGAAGCCGGTCGGTGCCGGCCGGACGGTCTGCGCGGGAGAGGTCAACGGTGAGGTCGTGGGTGGGTTGGACGGTGGTTGTGAGGTCGGCGGCTGAGAGGTGGGGGCCTGGGTTGTCGGGGCCTGGGTCGCAGGCGGCTGAGAGCTCGGCGGAGTAGTGACCGGGGCGATGACGGTGGTGGTCTGTGGGGGCTTCTGCGAGCCGCTGTTGACCACCGCGAACACCACACCACCGGTCAGGAGCGCTACCAGTACGGCGCAAGCGACGATCAGCAGGTTTCGTCGGCGGTGACCGTCGCCGGGCGGGGCCGGTGGACTCGGGGTCGGCGCGGTGGGGACCGGTGCCGAGGGCGGCGCGGGCTGCGGGATCGGCGTCGGCAGTGGGATCGGGGTGGGCGGTGTGGTCTGGGTCGGGGCGTGGGGCTGGGTCGGGCCGGTAGTGGTGCGTGCGGCCTCGGCGAGCATGGTCAGCGCCTGGTCCGCCGTCGGACGCTCGGCCGGGTCCTTGCGCAGCAGCGCCTCGATGACTGGAGCGAGGGCACCCGCGTGCCGGGGCTCGGGGAGCGGATCGGCGATCACCGCCTGGAGGGTGCCCATGGTGGTGGTGCGGTGGAACGGCGACTGGCCCTCCACCGCCGCGTACAACGTGGCGCCCAGGGACCACAGGTCGGACTCGGGGCCGGGGCGGTGGCCGCTGACCCGCTCCGGGGCGACGTAGTCCGGCGAGCCGACGATGTCGCCGGTCCGGGTGAGTCCGGGTGCACCCTCCAGCAGCGCGATGCCGAAGTCGGTGAGCACCGCCCGTCCGCCACGCTCCAGCAGGACGTTGGCCGGCTTGACGTCCCGGTGCAGCACGCCGTGCCGGTGTGCCTGGTCGAGTGCCGCCAGTACCTGTTCACCGACCCTGGCGGCGTCGCGCGGGAGCAGGGTGCCCTCGGAGTCGATCACGTCGGCCAGGGAACGGCCGTCGATCAGCTCCATGACGATCCACGGCCTACCGTCCTGTTCCAGCACGTCGTAGACCGTGATCACCCCGGGATGCTTGATCTTCGCCGCCGCCCGGGCCTCCTGTTGCATCCGGGAGTTGAGCGTGGGCAGCTCGCGCTCCGGGATGCCGCTGACACTCAGTTCCTTCACGGCGACCGAGCGTTCCAGTTTGGTGTCCCGGGCCATCCAGACGGTGCCCATCCCACCGCGGCCCAGCTGCTCCTGCAGCAGGTAGCGGTCGGCGATCACTCGGCCGACGTCGGGCGCACCGTCGTCCTGAGAACTCATGCCGAACCCACTGTCCGTCCCTGTGGTGTCCCCGAGCTGCTGCTCCCAGTCTCCCGCCGCACGCCGTCCGGCGCGCCCCGGGCACACGGCGCCGACCGGGCTGCCCGCTGAACGGATCGTGCGGAGGGGAGGCCCTGGTTGAGTGGTCGTCAGACCGTGGGGCCAGAAGGGTTGTTCAGGGCAGCTCGGCCGCGAGGAGTTCGGTGATGATCTCGGTGCCGAGGGCGTAGGCCGGGACGCCGGCGGTGATGAGGGCGGTTTCGGTGACGCCGATGAGGTCGGTGAGGGTGGCGCCGGTGTGGAGGGCGCCTTGGGCGTGGATGCGGGCCGGGGTGGGGTGGTTGAGGGCGAGGAGTTGGCCGAAGTGGACGAGTTGTTGGACTCGGGGGCCGAGGGGGTTGTCGGTCAGGACGATGTGGCGGAGGGTGGCGAGGGCCTCTTCGGTGGGGAGGCGGTCGAGGTGTTGGGCCAGCTGGAGGCGGTCTTCGACGCCCTTGGGGACGGTGCCGAGGGTGGTGCGGTAGCGGGCGCGTACGGCTTCGGCGCGGGAGTCGGTCATGAGGCGGCCCGGGCGATCGAGGCCTGGACGGCGGCCAGGGCGCCGGCGGGGAAGTCGACGGCTCCGCCGAGGGCCACGGCGGCGAGTTCGGCTTCGGCGCTCTCCTCGATGGCGACTACGAGGTGGGCGGTGGCGGCCGAGTCGGGGCCGAAGACCAGGAGGCCGTGGTTGGCGAGGAGGACGGCGGAGGTTGTGGGGCGCTCGGAGAGGACCGCGGCGATGCCGCGGACGGAGACGTCCGACCCGCGCGGCCCCCACGGCACGACCGGGACGTCCTCGGGCTGGCCGAAGCGGAGCATCGGCTCGGTGCGGCACGGCAGTGGCCGGTGGGCCACGGCGAAGGCGGTGGCGGCGGGGGAGTGGGTGTGGATGATCGCGCCGACGTGGGGGCGGGCGCGGTAGACGGCGCTGTGCATGGCGATGATCTCGGTGCTGACGGAGCGGAGTTCGCCTTCGAGCAGCCGGCCGTCCAGGCTGACGATCGCGAGCTGTTCGGGCCGGAGGTCGCGGACGAAGCCCGGGGTGAGCAGGAAGCGGTCGTCGTCGAGCCGGGCGCTCAGGTTGGCGTGTCCGGAGTGGGACATCACCCCGGCCGTGAAGAGATCGGCGGCGGCTTCGACGAGTTGCCGGCGGACGAGTGCTGTGTCGGGCATGGCGGAGTACCTCCGAGGTCGGTCGGCAGCGGTTGCTGTCCGGACGCCGCCCACTCTTCAACTTGCACTAAGGTTTAAGTCAAGCGAGGAAGAGGGGGCTGGGGCGTGCGGTTGACGATCGGTCAGCTGGCCGAGGCCACCGCCGTGCCCGCCTCGGCCATCCGGTTCTGGGAACGGCACGGCCTGCTGCCCGAGCCCGAACGCCAGGGCGGCCAGCGGCGCTACCCGCCGGAGGCTGCCGAGCGGATCGTGGTGCTGCGCAAGTGCCAGCAGGCCGGTCTGACCCTGGCCGAGATCCGCGAGTTCCAGCTGGAGCAGGAGGCGCGGCAGGCGATGATCCGCAGCAAGATCGCCGAGGTCGAGCAGCGCATGGTCGACCTCGAACACGCCCACCAGCTGCTCACCCACGCCCTGCAGTGCGGGGAAGAGGACATCGTCCGCTGCCCGAAGTTCCGCGAGCAGATGGCGAGTTGGCGGACACCGTAGGACAAGTGAGAGGGCCCCGGTTCGATGGAACCGGGGCCCTCAGCCACAGAAGGGTCAGGCGGCGGTGAACCAGCCGAGCAGGTCGGCGATGGCGTGGGTGGGGGAGCCCGGGTTGTCGATGGTGAAGCGGCCGGTGGCGTCGACCGGGGTGGTGGTGTGGTTGGAGAGGGTGGCTCCGGTGGTGAAGTTGAGGTTGGAGACCGGGGGCCGGGGGGTGCCGGTGGCGTGGGTGGTGAGGTAGCCGGGGCCCTCGGGCTCGGTGACGGTGAGGTTGAGGACGGCTGCGGTGGCGCCGGTGGGGGCGGCGGCCGGGCTGACGGTGAGTGAGGTGTTCTGGGTCAGCTTGCCGGTGGTGCGGGTGTCCGCGACCCGGGTGGGGGTGAGCGGGGTGAAGAGGCTGGTGCCGCTCGGGCCGTAGGAGCCGAAGACGTCGACGATGACGTGGGTGAGGCCGCTGGGGTTGTAGACGGTAATGGTGCCGTCGGTGGCGATCGGGATCAGGGCCTGGTTGGAGACCGTCTGGCCCGGCAGGAAGTTGAGGTTGGAGACGGCCGGTCGGGTGATGTCGCTCGGGTACGCGGTGAGGTAGCCGCCGGTGGTGGGCTG
This genomic interval from Kitasatospora gansuensis contains the following:
- a CDS encoding class II aldolase/adducin family protein produces the protein MPDTALVRRQLVEAAADLFTAGVMSHSGHANLSARLDDDRFLLTPGFVRDLRPEQLAIVSLDGRLLEGELRSVSTEIIAMHSAVYRARPHVGAIIHTHSPAATAFAVAHRPLPCRTEPMLRFGQPEDVPVVPWGPRGSDVSVRGIAAVLSERPTTSAVLLANHGLLVFGPDSAATAHLVVAIEESAEAELAAVALGGAVDFPAGALAAVQASIARAAS
- a CDS encoding serine/threonine protein kinase; its protein translation is MSSQDDGAPDVGRVIADRYLLQEQLGRGGMGTVWMARDTKLERSVAVKELSVSGIPERELPTLNSRMQQEARAAAKIKHPGVITVYDVLEQDGRPWIVMELIDGRSLADVIDSEGTLLPRDAARVGEQVLAALDQAHRHGVLHRDVKPANVLLERGGRAVLTDFGIALLEGAPGLTRTGDIVGSPDYVAPERVSGHRPGPESDLWSLGATLYAAVEGQSPFHRTTTMGTLQAVIADPLPEPRHAGALAPVIEALLRKDPAERPTADQALTMLAEAARTTTGPTQPHAPTQTTPPTPIPLPTPIPQPAPPSAPVPTAPTPSPPAPPGDGHRRRNLLIVACAVLVALLTGGVVFAVVNSGSQKPPQTTTVIAPVTTPPSSQPPATQAPTTQAPTSQPPTSQPPSNPPTTSPLTSPAQTVRPAPTGFRWVDDPAGFRVAVPQNWTRTETGGQIDYSPDGGLHLLRFGISPGAAQSSEAHFLELEQTVGQQTGYQQITLQPNVYRGSPGALWEFSWTDTKRGPRHASDQAFVATNGTEYAIYLAAPEGDWTTARQQFTTVLNTFQPK
- a CDS encoding carboxymuconolactone decarboxylase family protein; translation: MTDSRAEAVRARYRTTLGTVPKGVEDRLQLAQHLDRLPTEEALATLRHIVLTDNPLGPRVQQLVHFGQLLALNHPTPARIHAQGALHTGATLTDLIGVTETALITAGVPAYALGTEIITELLAAELP
- a CDS encoding MerR family transcriptional regulator, whose protein sequence is MRLTIGQLAEATAVPASAIRFWERHGLLPEPERQGGQRRYPPEAAERIVVLRKCQQAGLTLAEIREFQLEQEARQAMIRSKIAEVEQRMVDLEHAHQLLTHALQCGEEDIVRCPKFREQMASWRTP
- a CDS encoding type II toxin-antitoxin system RelE/ParE family toxin gives rise to the protein MDAGWEIELEPEVRHWLDNLSDRDYLQAEHAAERLLDAPTTLAEPYARHLGDGLRELRFMLGHDSQAIRLTYWLAPGRRIVLLTVFRKTKMREDAEVARAKQARKACEVERHTAHDEFNRTITRGEAR
- a CDS encoding helix-turn-helix domain-containing protein produces the protein MSHTRWKLARERAITEGQNELPEVEAMRTEIRMAFDLGQAVYDRRTALGISQTELAKLANMTQPQISKLELGGTVPTLPLLARLAKALDASLNIALDGDTSTVAFTPHAA